The nucleotide sequence GAATTGCCAATGGCGCAGGTGATGCAGGGCTGCGTGGCTGCCGTACAGCACGCCGACGCCGTCCGGGCCGTACAGCTTATGGCTGGAAAATACATAGAAGTCGCAGCCCAGGGCCTGCACGTCGTGGCGGCCGTGGACGATGCCTTGGGCGCCATCGACCACGGTCAGGGCGCCGTGGGCCTGGGCCAGCGCCAGCAAGGCCGGCAGCGGCTGCCAGGTGCCAAGCACGTTGGACAGTTGGCTCACCGCCAGCAGGCGCGTACGCGGGCCGATCAACTCGGCGGCGGCTTGCAGGTCGGTCACGCCGTCATCGTCGAGAGGCAATACCACCAGGGTGAGCGCGCGACGCTTGGCCAGTTGCTGCCACGGCAACAGGTTGGCGTGGTGTTCCAGGGCGCTGATGACAATCTCATCGCCCGCATTGAATAAGTGCTCAAGGCCATAAGCCAGGAGGTTCAGCGCTGACGTCGCGCCGTGGGTGAACACGATTTGCCCGCTGTCACCTGCATTCAACCACTGCGCAACCTTGCTGCGACTGTCCTCGAAGGCCTGGGTCGCATGGGCGCCCGGCAAATGCTGGGCACGGTGCACATTGGCGGCGCCATTGGCGTAGTAATGGCTGATGGCATCCAGCAGGGCCTGGGGTTTTTGCGTCGTCGCGGCGTTGTCCAGGTAGGTCTGGTCTTGCCGTTGCAGGGTGGCGATGGCCGGAAAGTCGGCGCGCCAGGGGGAGGGCACAAGCATGGTGTTCAAGACTCGTATAAGCGAGCCCCAGGGTCGGGGCCCGCTAGTGGCATCGAGTGGCTGCTTAGTTGTGAGCGTGCAGCGCTTCGTTCAGTTCGATGGCCGATTTGTGGGTTTTGCACTCCACGGCACCGGTCTCGGAGTTACGGCGGAACAGCAGGTCCGGTTGGCCGGCCAGCTCGCGCGCCTTGACCACTTTGACCAGTTGGTTCGACTCGTCCAGCAGTGCAACCTTGGTGCCGGCGGTGACGTACAGGCCCGACTCCACGGTGTTGCGGTCGCCCAATGGGATACCGATACCGGCGTTGGCGCCGATCAGGCAGCCTTCGCCGACCTTGATCACGATGTTGCCGCCGCCCGACAGGGTGCCCATGGTCGAGCAACCGCCGCCCAAGTCCGAACCCTTGCCGACGAACACGCCAGCCGATACACGGCCTTCGATCATGCCCGGGCCTTCGGTGCCGGCGTTGAAGTTGACGAAACCTTCGTGCATCACGGTGGTGCCTTCGCCCACATAGGCGCCGAGGCGAATACGCGCGGCATCAGCGATACGCACGCCGCTCGGTACCACGTAGTCGGTCATTTTCGGGAACTTGTCCACCGAGAACACTTCCAGCAACTCGCCACGCAGGCGGGCTTCCAGTTGGCGTTCGGCCAGCTCATTGATGTCGATTGCGCCCTGGCTGGTCCAGGCCACGTTCGGCAGTTGCGGGAACACACCGGCGAGGCTCAGGCCGTGTGGCTTGACCAGGCGATGGGACAGCAGGTGCAGCTTGAGGTAGGCCTCTGGGGTGGACGTCAGTGCGGCGTCTTCGGCCAGCAAGGTGGCGACCAGCGGTGTGTGGCTTTCAGCCAGGCGGCTCAGCAGGGCGGCTTGGGTGGCGTCGACGCCTTTGAGCGCGTCGGCCAGTTGCAGGGCCTGGGCGACGGTGAAGGTGATCGCCTGGTTGCCTTCGCTGTAGCCGAGGATCGGCGCGATGGCGGCAACGATTTCAGCCGATGGATTGAGCAAGGGTTGTGCGTAAAACACTTCCAGCCAAGCACCTTGGCGGTTCTGAGTGCCGACGCCGAAGCCCAG is from Pseudomonas marginalis and encodes:
- a CDS encoding aminotransferase class V-fold PLP-dependent enzyme, translating into MLVPSPWRADFPAIATLQRQDQTYLDNAATTQKPQALLDAISHYYANGAANVHRAQHLPGAHATQAFEDSRSKVAQWLNAGDSGQIVFTHGATSALNLLAYGLEHLFNAGDEIVISALEHHANLLPWQQLAKRRALTLVVLPLDDDGVTDLQAAAELIGPRTRLLAVSQLSNVLGTWQPLPALLALAQAHGALTVVDGAQGIVHGRHDVQALGCDFYVFSSHKLYGPDGVGVLYGSHAALHHLRHWQFGGEMVQQADYHSASFRPAPLGFEAGTPPIAGVIGLGATLDYLSSLDPQAILTHEAALHDYLLRGLNARNGVRVLGSPQAALVSFVVEGVHNADLAHLLTEQGIAVRAGHHCAMPLLKAMHLSGAIRVSLALYNDSDDLERFFEALDRALDMLR
- the dapD gene encoding 2,3,4,5-tetrahydropyridine-2,6-dicarboxylate N-succinyltransferase yields the protein MSNSLFSLGFGVGTQNRQGAWLEVFYAQPLLNPSAEIVAAIAPILGYSEGNQAITFTVAQALQLADALKGVDATQAALLSRLAESHTPLVATLLAEDAALTSTPEAYLKLHLLSHRLVKPHGLSLAGVFPQLPNVAWTSQGAIDINELAERQLEARLRGELLEVFSVDKFPKMTDYVVPSGVRIADAARIRLGAYVGEGTTVMHEGFVNFNAGTEGPGMIEGRVSAGVFVGKGSDLGGGCSTMGTLSGGGNIVIKVGEGCLIGANAGIGIPLGDRNTVESGLYVTAGTKVALLDESNQLVKVVKARELAGQPDLLFRRNSETGAVECKTHKSAIELNEALHAHN